A window of the Cystobacter fuscus genome harbors these coding sequences:
- the tesB gene encoding acyl-CoA thioesterase II encodes MSRVLEDLLELLKLEPIEENLFRGRSQDLGFRQLFGGQVLGQSLSAASQTVPPHRPVHSLHGYFLRPGDASLPVVYTVDRLRDGGSFTTRRVVAIQKGEPIFTVMASFQAEEPGFEHQAKMPEVPGPEGFPTDRELLGRKAHLIPEKIRDKLLCEKPIEIRPVTHLDPFDPHVLEPAKQVWFRVDGALPDDSRVHRYLLAYASDFNLITTALQPHGTSYMHPQMQLASLDHALWIHGNLRMNDWLLYSIVSPWAGNSRGLSYGHIFTRDGRLVASVAQEGLVRMRPPK; translated from the coding sequence ATGAGTCGCGTCCTGGAGGACCTGCTGGAGCTCCTGAAGCTGGAGCCCATTGAGGAGAATCTTTTTCGCGGACGGAGCCAGGATCTCGGTTTCCGGCAGTTGTTCGGGGGGCAGGTGCTGGGACAGTCGTTGTCGGCGGCCAGCCAGACCGTGCCCCCGCATCGCCCCGTGCACTCGCTGCACGGCTACTTCCTGCGCCCCGGCGATGCCAGCCTGCCCGTGGTCTACACCGTGGACCGGCTGCGCGATGGCGGCAGCTTCACCACCCGCCGGGTGGTGGCCATCCAGAAGGGAGAGCCCATCTTCACGGTGATGGCGTCCTTCCAGGCGGAAGAGCCCGGCTTCGAGCACCAGGCGAAGATGCCCGAGGTGCCCGGCCCCGAGGGGTTCCCCACGGATCGCGAGCTGCTCGGCCGCAAGGCGCACCTCATCCCCGAGAAGATCCGCGACAAGCTCCTGTGCGAGAAGCCCATCGAGATCCGCCCGGTGACGCACTTGGATCCCTTCGATCCCCACGTGCTCGAGCCCGCCAAGCAGGTGTGGTTCCGCGTCGATGGCGCGCTGCCCGATGACTCGCGGGTGCACCGCTACCTGCTCGCCTATGCCTCGGACTTCAACCTCATCACCACCGCGCTCCAGCCGCACGGCACCAGCTACATGCATCCCCAGATGCAGCTGGCGAGCCTGGACCATGCCCTGTGGATCCACGGCAACCTGCGGATGAATGACTGGCTGCTGTACTCCATCGTCAGCCCCTGGGCCGGCAACTCGCGCGGCCTGTCGTATGGGCACATCTTCACGCGGGACGGCCGCCTGGTGGCCTCCGTGGCGCAAGAGGGGCTCGTCCGCATGCGCCCGCCGAAGTAG
- a CDS encoding protease translates to MTRGHVGWVALCCLALSGGGCTRRESAEGKPPEPAAPAQPSAPAEPSAQKPPETQAPEQKETPAMATTLECKLSVPASAPVGQPVELLFQLTNRTAAPLYVLSWRSPLERLGGRDFDITRDGAEVAYQGPMKKRAAPSPDQYLAVAPGATVEGRLDLAQAYDLSQPGRYRIVFPGPLMDVTDKLPDTARSFEVMTARPVTCAPVETTITRP, encoded by the coding sequence ATGACGCGTGGACATGTGGGTTGGGTCGCGCTGTGCTGCCTGGCGCTGAGTGGTGGTGGCTGTACTCGCCGCGAGTCCGCGGAAGGCAAGCCCCCGGAGCCGGCGGCGCCCGCCCAGCCCTCGGCCCCAGCAGAGCCCTCGGCGCAGAAGCCCCCGGAGACGCAGGCCCCCGAGCAGAAGGAGACTCCCGCCATGGCCACGACCCTGGAGTGCAAGTTGAGCGTGCCGGCGAGCGCGCCCGTGGGCCAGCCGGTGGAGCTGCTCTTCCAGCTCACCAACCGCACCGCGGCGCCGCTGTACGTGCTCTCCTGGCGCTCGCCGCTCGAGCGCCTGGGGGGACGTGACTTCGACATCACCCGCGATGGCGCCGAGGTGGCCTACCAGGGGCCGATGAAGAAGCGCGCCGCGCCCTCCCCGGACCAGTACCTGGCGGTGGCGCCAGGGGCCACGGTGGAAGGGCGGCTCGATCTGGCCCAGGCCTACGATCTGAGCCAGCCCGGGCGCTACCGCATCGTGTTTCCCGGCCCGCTCATGGACGTCACCGACAAGCTGCCCGACACGGCGCGCTCGTTCGAGGTCATGACCGCCCGGCCGGTGACGTGCGCTCCCGTGGAGACGACGATCACCAGGCCCTGA
- a CDS encoding M35 family metallo-endopeptidase, translating into MNQNVRGFKWLVGGVVGMSLLSACGAPMEGEDTSSALSDQALGDVAVSLSVASSSLSAREDVAVTVTFTNVSSQPVQLLRWYVPGTEGVKAGLFEVSRNGEEVAYVGPHVKRVAPRAEDFVTLAPGESRSGTALLSGLYDLSESGTYSVRFAAQSINQHNVGLTRAAALDSNIVNLWIEGRASREPEIQAQAVTAQGVTAASNCSSTRASQIATAFASAKTYASSTSTYLNGISSGTTRYTTWFGTYSSTNVTTARSHFTKISSAFASAAVTVDCSCTDSGTYAYVYPASPYKIYVCGAFWSAPNTGTDSRAGTLVHEMSHFTVVAGTDDHAYGQSAAKSLAKSSPTQALDNADNHEYIAENNPAQN; encoded by the coding sequence GTGAACCAGAACGTGCGTGGTTTCAAGTGGCTGGTCGGCGGAGTGGTCGGAATGTCCCTGCTGAGCGCGTGTGGCGCGCCAATGGAGGGGGAGGACACCTCGTCCGCGCTGAGCGATCAGGCCCTGGGCGACGTGGCGGTGAGCCTGTCGGTGGCGAGCAGCAGCCTGAGCGCCCGTGAGGACGTGGCGGTGACGGTGACCTTCACCAACGTGTCCTCCCAGCCGGTGCAGCTCTTGCGCTGGTACGTGCCCGGCACCGAGGGCGTGAAGGCCGGTCTGTTCGAGGTGTCGCGCAATGGTGAGGAGGTGGCGTACGTCGGCCCCCACGTCAAGCGCGTGGCGCCGCGCGCCGAGGACTTCGTCACCCTGGCTCCCGGCGAGAGCCGCTCGGGCACCGCGCTCCTGTCGGGCCTCTATGATCTGAGCGAGAGCGGCACGTACTCGGTGCGCTTCGCCGCCCAGTCCATCAACCAGCACAACGTGGGGCTCACCCGCGCCGCGGCCCTGGACTCCAACATCGTGAACCTGTGGATCGAGGGCCGCGCCAGCCGCGAGCCGGAGATCCAGGCCCAGGCCGTGACGGCCCAGGGTGTCACCGCCGCCAGCAACTGCTCGAGCACCCGCGCCTCGCAGATCGCCACGGCGTTCGCCTCCGCCAAGACGTACGCGAGCAGCACGTCGACCTACCTCAACGGTATTTCCTCGGGCACCACGCGCTACACCACGTGGTTCGGCACCTACTCGTCCACCAACGTGACCACGGCCCGCTCGCACTTCACGAAGATCAGCAGCGCCTTCGCCTCCGCGGCGGTCACGGTGGACTGCAGCTGCACGGACTCGGGCACCTACGCCTACGTGTACCCGGCCTCGCCCTACAAGATCTACGTGTGCGGCGCCTTCTGGAGCGCGCCGAACACGGGCACGGACTCCCGCGCGGGCACGCTGGTGCACGAGATGAGCCACTTCACCGTGGTGGCCGGCACGGATGACCACGCCTACGGCCAGAGCGCCGCCAAGAGCCTGGCCAAGTCCAGCCCCACCCAGGCCTTGGACAACGCGGACAACCACGAGTACATCGCCGAGAACAACCCCGCCCAGAACTGA